A genome region from Anaerobacillus alkaliphilus includes the following:
- a CDS encoding DinB family protein: protein MIELFNYNWQVRNDWFTWCGTLSVEELTKKRVGGIGSILHTLYHVVNCEQLWINQMLGKPVLTRDMNTIVTLEEVIRFSEETKLNTLEFLQSWSEDEEVKNLVITSKNGQTYTFPYGKVVRHIITHEIHHIGQLSIWSRELGKKPVSSDLIFRDYK from the coding sequence TTGATCGAACTTTTTAACTATAATTGGCAAGTAAGGAACGACTGGTTTACTTGGTGTGGAACCTTGTCAGTTGAAGAACTAACGAAGAAGCGTGTTGGCGGCATCGGTAGTATTTTACATACTCTATACCATGTAGTGAACTGCGAACAATTGTGGATTAATCAAATGTTAGGAAAACCTGTTCTTACTAGAGATATGAATACAATCGTAACTCTCGAGGAAGTCATTCGCTTTTCAGAGGAAACAAAACTAAATACACTGGAGTTTCTTCAATCCTGGAGCGAAGATGAAGAAGTTAAAAACCTTGTTATTACTAGCAAAAATGGCCAAACATATACTTTCCCATACGGAAAAGTAGTCCGTCATATCATTACACACGAAATTCACCACATTGGCCAACTTTCTATCTGGTCAAGAGAACTTGGGAAGAAACCAGTATCTTCTGATCTAATTTTCAGAGACTACAAATAA
- a CDS encoding S-layer homology domain-containing protein — MRKCYRILFIVVLFLSLLPLHAYSVEASSFRPVPQEDRLNGRNSHAYLPSINRPTLKEQEVFIQDISKHAVNASEKWGVPASAIIGMAILESGYGTTRIAYHANNLFGVKVWGYNPQNAWQLVGQPDEDFERVIPVLSNLGNDRIIFDETKRRDNWYRKFASYEEAVIFVVGTLLLNSRYGFARERYHTRLSSGWTIQNASKQYLFDIGDAGYNHLGGDYYRRTIGTIMDQWNLYQYDGGFHLRDARGHWAESSILFVAEQKWMNGFNDGTFRPNETLTRAQAATVMVNYLAPKATGTTVTFHDVTQTHWARHSIILVAQHKIMNGTAPNQFSPNMIMTRSQMVQILFNAGLYSEPVKTTTSSFKDVSDNHWALVAIETMRSEGIVNGFNDGTFRPNEPITRAQMAVVLQNVYQKQNK; from the coding sequence TTGCGGAAATGTTATAGGATCTTGTTTATAGTTGTTCTGTTCTTGTCATTACTACCTCTACATGCATATTCAGTTGAAGCGTCAAGTTTTCGACCGGTTCCACAGGAAGATCGTTTAAACGGAAGGAATAGTCATGCATATTTACCAAGTATTAATCGACCAACACTTAAGGAACAAGAAGTATTCATACAAGATATCTCTAAACATGCGGTAAATGCGAGTGAGAAATGGGGTGTCCCAGCTAGTGCGATCATTGGAATGGCGATCCTTGAGAGTGGATATGGTACGACGAGAATTGCATATCACGCGAACAATTTGTTTGGAGTAAAGGTTTGGGGATACAATCCACAAAATGCTTGGCAACTTGTAGGGCAACCTGACGAAGATTTTGAAAGAGTCATACCTGTTCTTTCAAATTTAGGGAATGACCGAATTATTTTTGATGAAACGAAAAGACGTGATAATTGGTATCGGAAGTTTGCTAGTTATGAAGAGGCTGTAATTTTTGTAGTGGGAACTTTACTTCTAAATAGTAGGTACGGATTTGCTAGAGAGCGATATCATACGAGGTTAAGTTCAGGGTGGACTATTCAAAATGCCTCAAAACAGTACTTATTTGACATTGGAGACGCTGGTTATAACCATTTAGGTGGAGATTATTATCGTCGAACGATAGGTACAATTATGGACCAATGGAACTTATATCAATACGATGGTGGTTTTCATTTAAGAGATGCTAGAGGGCATTGGGCAGAGTCGTCAATTCTTTTTGTAGCAGAGCAAAAATGGATGAATGGTTTCAACGATGGAACGTTTAGACCTAACGAAACTCTTACACGAGCACAAGCAGCGACTGTGATGGTTAATTACTTAGCGCCAAAAGCGACAGGAACAACAGTTACGTTTCATGATGTTACACAAACACATTGGGCAAGACATTCAATTATTCTTGTAGCGCAGCACAAAATTATGAATGGGACTGCTCCAAATCAGTTTTCTCCGAATATGATCATGACTAGATCCCAAATGGTACAAATTTTATTTAATGCGGGATTATATAGTGAACCTGTTAAAACTACGACTAGTAGTTTTAAGGATGTATCGGATAATCATTGGGCGTTAGTGGCTATCGAAACGATGCGTAGTGAAGGAATT